GTTCCGGGCGATCGCTCTGGATCTGAGAATCTACTAATTGCCGAATAGATGCCCAAGCAGTACTACCTCCGTAGTTGAATGAGGCAGGGGGAACATCAGCAACTGTCTGAAAAGTTGATTCATTAGTGGATTCATTATTAGAGACGCGATTGAAATTTTGATTAGAGGAAGAGTTAATGCTGTTGCGAGACAATAAATTTGGCTTCAATAACCACCAAAGTAATCCGCCAATAACCATAAGTGTGAGAACTTTACCAATAATCAAACCTCTGAGAAAGAGAGAGATTTCGCTGTTAATTAAAGCTTTTCTTTGATTTGTATTGTCCATATTTTTAAATTTTCTTTAATTGTATTTATCTTACAGGAATATCTAAGTATTTATCCTACAGTCATCTTGAAATATTTAAATTTACAGTAAATTTGTAATAGCTAGTTAATAGCCAGTCTGATGATTGCTGTTAGATGATTAATCTTTCTAATCTAGTGAAATTAAATTTGCTCTTTGGTAGTTTTTGCAATGGTGCAATTGCTTTGACAGATTCTTCTGTTAGGTGCTGATTTAGCTAGTAGACTACTTGTATTAGTTAACGGGAACTCAACAAATCTTTCTAGAAAACTCTTGAGTGGAGTAGGTTGATTTGGCAGCGATGTCCCCGTATTAATAAATGTGTAGATTAAAACTATTACTATCAAACTAGTGGTTGCACCAAGACCGATGCCCAGCAGCAAAATAAAGTTTCTATAAGTTAGCAAATAGCTATCATCAGCCTTGTGGTTGATGTCAGCAGATTGTGAAGAATGTGACAACGCTACATCAGAATTAAGTGCTTGTAAAGCTTCTGTGGCAGACTGATAACGCTGGTTGTAGCGATCGCGAACCATTGTATCTAAAATATTTGCCAGAGCATCACTTACCTCTGCCTTGTCGCGCCAGATAACTTCTCCAGTACTGGGATCTTCTGGTAATTGCTCAGGTATTAGACCTGTTAAAGCTTGAATGCCAATCATCCCGACTGCATAGATATCGCTGCAAAGTTTTGGCTTTCCTTTAGCTTGTTCGCTTGGCATATAGCCAGGAGTGCCAACAGCAATTGTTAAGCCTGCTCCCAAAGCACCAATTTTCTTAATACTGCCAAAGTCAATTAGCACAATCTTTTGATCGGAGTACCGCCGCATTAAGTTTTGAGGCTTAATATCTCGGTGAATAATATCGTGTTGGTGGACGAAGGCTAACACTTCTAGGATGTCTTTTAATAAATTTAAGACTGTATTCTCTTTAAGACGCTGACCTGGGACAATTTCTTGAGTCAACGCATGACCATCAATAAATTCCTGGACTAAATAGAAATCTCCATCTTCATTAAAATGGGCAAACAGTCTCGGAATTTGATCGTGGTCGTTGCCTAGCTGATATAAAACTTCCGCTTCCCGATCGAATAGCTTTTTAGCGATGGGTAGAACAGCAGGGTTAGAATCTTTCGGGTGGAAATGTTTAACGACACAATGAGGTTGTCCTGGTAAATCCAAGTCAATAGCCAAGTAGGTATCACCAGAACCTCCGCTTCCTAAGTGTTTGACAATCTCAAAGCGATTCCGAAGTGTTTTTCTGTTGAGCGAGTATCTATGCCTGTTACGTGTAGCACCCCCTACTAAGTAAGTATCACCAGATTCTCCGCTTCCCATCACTTTGACAGTTTCAAAGCGACTTCGGAGTGTTTTTCTGACTAGAGGGTTCTGGCTCATGTGGCGTATACTACTTCTTTATTTACTGACCATTCAGAGCTTGAGTGAGGTTATGGATAACTGCTTGCTGCTAGATATACTGGTATTTGCGGCAGTTAGCCATCGCGCGACCTATGTTTGGATACTTTGTTGCTTAATTGCTTGATTGCTTTGTTTAATACTCTTATAAGTATCTTAATACAAAATTAATTTATGAAACACTTCTGTAATATTATCACTTAAGTAAATTTAACACTAGTCCACAGGATTTAAACTGTGGGCAGAGAATAATTAATATTTATGAGTCAGGATGGTTATTTGTTTTAACTGTTAAGTCTGATTACTGACAAAACCTTGAACAGTGAAATTTAAAGGCACAAATACCTTTACGGTGTTCGCCACAGTTTTGTTACCAGATTTTAGTCGTTACTAACTGCGATCGCGTTGTCAGATCAATGTGAGTTTGACGAAAAAACTAAAAAATATCGGGTAAGTTTTTGAGTTAAATATCGAGTGATGGTTTTTGAAGTAAATTAGTTGTAATTTTTATTTAACTTTTTTAGGCAACCGATAAATATGCGTTATCTGTAGCCATTAGACCTCTTGCAAAAGTGCTTTTTGCAAGAGGGGGAAAAGGGTAAAGGTTAAAGGGGAAGGGGACAATACAGAACCTTTTCCCCTTCCCCCTTACCCTTTTCCCGACTTATGCAAGAAGTCTATTGTATAAGGGTAGCACTGCTACGTCTCTACAATCTTTTTCACTGATATTTTTATTCTGTTAATTAAAAAAGCCCCCTAGTGGGGGCTTATGAAGTTGTCCGCGTGGATTGAACAACTAATTAATTAATACTTACAGTAGATACAGTAATCCGAACAAAATAATCCAAATCACGTCAACGAAGTGCCAGTAGATTTCGGCTGCTTCAATACCAAAGTGCTTTTCGTTACTATAGTGACCCGGAGTGCGCGATCGCCACAACACAGCAACAATTGCCAAAACGCCGATGGTAACGTGCAATCCGTGAAAACCAGTCAAAACGTAAAATGCACTAGCAAATAAATTGGTAGTCAAACCAAATTCCAAATGGGTATATTCATATACTTGACCTATCAAGAAAATAGCACCCATTGCAGCGGTAATTGCTAACCAGATTTGCGCACCCTTTGCATCATTCTTTTTAATAGCAGTGTCGGCATTGTGCATGACAAAACTACTAGAAATTAGATTGATAGTGTTGACTCCAGGTAATAAGAGTTCTAACTCTGGAGTACCTGCTGGTGGCCATGCAGGTAAGGTAGCACGGAAAGCCAAGTAGGCTCCGAACAGTCCCATAAAAATCATCCCTTCAGCAATCAGGAAAACATATAGTCCAAACAGGCGATGGTCTGGATGTTCTTCGTGATGACCGACAGATGCTTCTGCTGCGTGGTGATGATTCAGTTCCGTTTTAGCTGGGTCAATAGTTTGACTTTGCATGAATTTTTATAAGTGGGGAATGGGGAATGGGGAATTGGGAATGGGGAATTGGGAATGGGGAATGGGGAGCAGAGGAGAAGAAATTCCTAGTCCCCAGTTCCCTGTTTATTTGCGGTCTTCTGGATTAGCGGCAACCGCTGGATCGGGTTCTGCTCTTAATACTGAGTTTGGCCCACCAGATAAGATTGGATTGGGATCATATAAAGGTACACCTTCATTAGCATGTTCCAAACCGTAGTCGTAGGGGCCTGTAGCCAGCACTGGGGTTTGATCGAAATTTTCGATCGCAGGTGGTGAGGTAGTCATCCACTCTAAGGTCAATGCTCTCCAAGGATTATTACCAGCTTTCTCGCCGTACAACCAACTCCAAATCGCATTGATGATGAAGGGAAATGTCGAAATTGCCAGTATGTAAGAACCATAGGTGCAGATTTCGTTCAATGTGGTGAATTTGGGATCGTATTGGGCGATACGGCGATTCATGCCCATTAAACCCAGTTTGTGCATGGGTAAAAAGGTCATGTTTAGACCGACAATTGTCAAGGCAAAGTGAACCTTACCCCAAAATTCGTTTACCATCCGTCCCGTCATTTTCGGGAACCAGTGGTAAATAGCTGCAAAAATTCCTAATACGCTACCGCCAAATAGGACGTAGTGCAAGTGGGCAACCACAAAATAAGTATCGTGAACGTGAATATCAAAGGGCACTGCTGCCAACATCACGCCACTAATCCCGCCGATTACAAAAGTGCCGACAAAGCCGATGGCAAATAACATGGCACTATTAAGCTGGATTTTTCCACCCCACATTGTTGCTAACCAGCTGAAAATTTTAATTCCTGTGGGTACGGCAATGATCATGGTGGTGATCATAAAAAACATCCGCAACCAACCGGGGATACCGCTGGTAAACATGTGGTGCGCCCAAACAATTAGCCCCAAAAAGCTAATAGCAAGAGACGAATAAGCGATCGCTTTATAGCCAAAAATTGGCTTGCGGGAATGAATGGGGATAATTTCTGAAATTGCGCCAAAGAAGGGCAAAATCATGATATAAACCGCTGGGTGGGAGTAAAACCAGAACATGTGTTGGTATACTACTGGGTCGCCCCCGCCAGTTGGGTTAAAGAATGTTGTCCCGGCAATTAAGTCAAAGGCAAGCAGAATCAAACCTGCTGCTAAGACTGGGGTTGATACCAAAACTAGGCACGAAGTGGCGAACATCGCCCAGCAGAACAAGGGCATTTTGTGAATGTCCATGCTGGGGATACGCATCTTGATCAATGTCACCAGGAAATTTATCGACCCCAAAATTGAGGACGTACCCAGCAGCAGGACACTCATAATCCAAATGCCTTCGCCCACTTGCCCTGTCACCAAACTCAGGGGAGGGTAGGAAGTCCAACCGGCATCTGGTGCATCGCCTACCACTAAACTGGCGATTAGCAACACACCCGCAGGGGGAATCATCCAAAAGGCAACAGCATTCAGCCGAGGAAATGCCATATCTTTTGCCCCAATCATTAGGGGAATTAGATAGTTAGCAAACCCTGCCCCGGCTGGCACAATCCACAAGAAAATCATGATCGTGGCGTGCAGTGTAAACAGACTGTTGTAGACTTCCGGGGTGACAAAATCTACCTCTGGGGTTCGCAATTCCGTGCGAACCAAATCAGCCATCACGCCGCCAATGCAGTAGAAAATAAACGAAGTGACTAGATATTGAATCCCAATCACCTTATGGTCGGTTTGAAAACCAAAGAAGTCTTGCCATTTTCTGACCCCTGGTTCCTCAAGAAGGGCGGGGATATTAGCAGCTTCTTGCAACTGAGCTTGTGTCATAGTCATTAGTCATTGGTCATTAGTCATTAGTCATTAGTCATTGGATTTTGACTAAATAACATATTGATTAATGGTGAACTTGATGGAGGATTTCTGGTTTAATTCCCATGTCCTTGGTATAAGGCGCAAGAAATTCATGTGGGGATAGATCGGCAGGGTTAACAGCGATCGCTTGATTTAGTGTTTCTTTGCTAGCAACTAGCTGTTCTTGTACCCATTTATCAAAGGCTTCTTGTGGCTCAACAACTACTGGCGCTCTCATCGCACCGTGGTAGGGGCCACAAAGTTCAGCACAGATTAGGACATAATCTCCTACTTTTTGAGGGGTGAAGCGAATCTCGCTTTGCCTACCGGGGATCGCATCTTGTTTCAGTCGGAACTCTGGAACCCAGAAGGCATGAATGACATCGTTGGCTGTCATGCTGATTTGCACTTCTCGCCCAATGGGGACGTGCATTTCACCTGTAGTTATACCAGTTTCAGGATATGTGAAAATCCAGGCATATTGTAGACCAGTGACGTTGACTTGTAATTCTGCTGGTTTGCCTGCTTTTTCAGGAGTGCCGCCAATTGTCGGAGCAACACTACCTACACCTGGGGCATTCCGCAGTTGGGGAATTTGGTCAGCATTACGAACTTCTGCCGTAGCTGGGTCTTGCATTGCCTCATCAGATTTTTCTTGATTGAGGTTCGGTTCGGTGTCAGGAGGTGTATCGCTTAAAGTCGCAGCGATTGCGGTTCCAGGCATTGCCATTGACTCCTGACTCATCGGTGCTTCATGGATAGAATGGGGATCAAAGCCACCGATTTCGTTGTACACATCAAAGCTGTAAACAGAAATACCGATAACGATAATTGCTGGGATCGCCGTCCAGAGAATTTCTAAAGGTATATTACCTTCAACTGGTGGGCCGTCTTCATTGTCACCTGCACGCCGACGATATCTAAATGCAGAGTAAATTAAAATACCTTCAACGAGCAGAAATATCCCTGTAGAAACGATCATCATCGCGTTGAACAGACCATCCACCAAGACGGCTTCATCAGTGGCGGCTGCTGGCAACAGACCGTGATTTTGACCGTACCAAAGGCTGGCTAGCGTTAGCACGATGCCAATGAGTAATGTCCAGATGGAACTTGGAATCTTCACGGCTTACTTAATTGAATTTACTATGTTATCTCGAAGCTACTCACTTACTAAGGTAGTCTAGGCTGTCAGACATGGGGGACAAAGGTCTGAAATTTTTATTAATTTTTTTGGCTATTTTAGTAATTTTGAGTATGAGTTTACTATCATACAACGCCAAAAATAGATGCAAACCAGTGAAAAAATTTAAGAAAAAATTTAGAATGCTTAAATTAATTGTCATTAATCAATTTTTGACATCTTGAAAAATACCTAAAGCTTCAGGCAAAACCTTGCCAGAGTGATTCAAAGTATAAGTGAGTGCTAATCTATAAACCCTTAGCCTATACGCTAGGGTGAAGATGGGACGCTAAAAGAAAATTGAAAATTTTAAGAGATCCACCAAGAGCGGGCAGAAGGTATCCTTCATGAGCGAATTTGTCCTACAACAACAAAATGAAGCGGCAGTTGAGCAGCAAAAGCCCAAGGAAATGATTCGTCGCTTGGTGTGGAAAATATGCATAGCCACCTTAATTTTGATGGCAATAGGCAGTGCCACCCGCGTGATGAATGCTGGACTTGCTTGC
This portion of the Nostoc sp. GT001 genome encodes:
- a CDS encoding heme-copper oxidase subunit III encodes the protein MQSQTIDPAKTELNHHHAAEASVGHHEEHPDHRLFGLYVFLIAEGMIFMGLFGAYLAFRATLPAWPPAGTPELELLLPGVNTINLISSSFVMHNADTAIKKNDAKGAQIWLAITAAMGAIFLIGQVYEYTHLEFGLTTNLFASAFYVLTGFHGLHVTIGVLAIVAVLWRSRTPGHYSNEKHFGIEAAEIYWHFVDVIWIILFGLLYLL
- a CDS encoding serine/threonine-protein kinase; protein product: MSQNPLVRKTLRSRFETVKVMGSGESGDTYLVGGATRNRHRYSLNRKTLRNRFEIVKHLGSGGSGDTYLAIDLDLPGQPHCVVKHFHPKDSNPAVLPIAKKLFDREAEVLYQLGNDHDQIPRLFAHFNEDGDFYLVQEFIDGHALTQEIVPGQRLKENTVLNLLKDILEVLAFVHQHDIIHRDIKPQNLMRRYSDQKIVLIDFGSIKKIGALGAGLTIAVGTPGYMPSEQAKGKPKLCSDIYAVGMIGIQALTGLIPEQLPEDPSTGEVIWRDKAEVSDALANILDTMVRDRYNQRYQSATEALQALNSDVALSHSSQSADINHKADDSYLLTYRNFILLLGIGLGATTSLIVIVLIYTFINTGTSLPNQPTPLKSFLERFVEFPLTNTSSLLAKSAPNRRICQSNCTIAKTTKEQI
- the ctaD gene encoding cytochrome c oxidase subunit I translates to MTQAQLQEAANIPALLEEPGVRKWQDFFGFQTDHKVIGIQYLVTSFIFYCIGGVMADLVRTELRTPEVDFVTPEVYNSLFTLHATIMIFLWIVPAGAGFANYLIPLMIGAKDMAFPRLNAVAFWMIPPAGVLLIASLVVGDAPDAGWTSYPPLSLVTGQVGEGIWIMSVLLLGTSSILGSINFLVTLIKMRIPSMDIHKMPLFCWAMFATSCLVLVSTPVLAAGLILLAFDLIAGTTFFNPTGGGDPVVYQHMFWFYSHPAVYIMILPFFGAISEIIPIHSRKPIFGYKAIAYSSLAISFLGLIVWAHHMFTSGIPGWLRMFFMITTMIIAVPTGIKIFSWLATMWGGKIQLNSAMLFAIGFVGTFVIGGISGVMLAAVPFDIHVHDTYFVVAHLHYVLFGGSVLGIFAAIYHWFPKMTGRMVNEFWGKVHFALTIVGLNMTFLPMHKLGLMGMNRRIAQYDPKFTTLNEICTYGSYILAISTFPFIINAIWSWLYGEKAGNNPWRALTLEWMTTSPPAIENFDQTPVLATGPYDYGLEHANEGVPLYDPNPILSGGPNSVLRAEPDPAVAANPEDRK
- a CDS encoding cytochrome c oxidase subunit II; this encodes MKIPSSIWTLLIGIVLTLASLWYGQNHGLLPAAATDEAVLVDGLFNAMMIVSTGIFLLVEGILIYSAFRYRRRAGDNEDGPPVEGNIPLEILWTAIPAIIVIGISVYSFDVYNEIGGFDPHSIHEAPMSQESMAMPGTAIAATLSDTPPDTEPNLNQEKSDEAMQDPATAEVRNADQIPQLRNAPGVGSVAPTIGGTPEKAGKPAELQVNVTGLQYAWIFTYPETGITTGEMHVPIGREVQISMTANDVIHAFWVPEFRLKQDAIPGRQSEIRFTPQKVGDYVLICAELCGPYHGAMRAPVVVEPQEAFDKWVQEQLVASKETLNQAIAVNPADLSPHEFLAPYTKDMGIKPEILHQVHH